Proteins encoded by one window of Aspergillus puulaauensis MK2 DNA, chromosome 4, nearly complete sequence:
- a CDS encoding putative MFS transporter (COG:G;~EggNog:ENOG410PMPF;~InterPro:IPR020846,IPR011701,IPR036259;~PFAM:PF07690;~TransMembrane:12 (i62-82o102-119i126-145o151-174i186-209o215-235i326-350o370-390i411-431o437-462i474-493o505-527i);~go_function: GO:0022857 - transmembrane transporter activity [Evidence IEA];~go_process: GO:0055085 - transmembrane transport [Evidence IEA]), with protein MAGGVDDISQTEVPGTVFFVGDKTQVEQSHDTTEHNVVLVPRPLDTARDPLNWPKPKKAWSLFLATLFATVMAFGENVSGAAWTVISDEIDVTIADMNGGSALNYLLLGFVNVLWIPTAMKFGRKIVYISSMIIVMAASVWNSYIYGTPQWYLNSLVGGIGQGAYQAIIQLTVFDIFFAHQRGTMLAVYVWGQQLGTILGLILGGYIAEGPGWRWAYRVVAILSGAVVVLFAFTLDDSLFPRYALERSRAAVSQNATSQTYQDSSTHPTSDTKKEPSIDPLDRQTTVNDGDFDFLPRNYWQVLAPVHYFKEDKTTWWQYFRRPFHLFAFPNIVIAGLIYAFANTAGIVSFNTISEIMTEAPYNWGTGATGLLFLAALVGSFIGMGTGALGDLVVLRLARRNAGYKEPEMRLWILSLAFVYGAVGYFMYGWAASYGKSWVLIAVGLGGMVAQQVAAASVATAYAMECFEGISSELVVVLAICSSCINFAMSFSVQPFIEATDYGRAFTFFGALVLASMALAGPSMVWGKRWRKWCAKRYWRFVSEGVVI; from the exons ATGGCTGGTGGAGTAGACGACATCTCCCAGACTGAAGTTCCAGGAACAGTCTTCTTTGTTG GGGACAAGACACAGGTCGAGCAATCGCACGACACTACCGAGCACAATGTGGTGCTTGTTCCTCGCCCACTAGACACAGCACGAGACCCCCTG AACTGGCCCAAGCCAAAAAAGGCATggagcctgttcctggcgacGCTGTTCGCCACTGTCATGGCATTCGGTGAGAACGTCTCCGGTGCTGCCTGGACTGTTATATCGGATGAAATCGATGTCACGATTGCCGACATGAACGGAGGATCTGCCCTCAACTACCTGCTTCTGGGATTTGTCAATGTCCTCTGGATTCCGACGGCCATGAAGTTTGGTCGCAAGATTGTGTATATCTCCTCGATGATAATCGTTATGGCGGCCTCTGTGTGGAATTCGTATATCTATGGCACGCCGCAATGGTACCTGAACAGCCTGGTCGGGGGAATTGGGCAGGGTGCTTACCAGGCTATCATTCAACTTACG GTGTTTGATATATTCTTCGCCCACCAACGTGGTACTATGCTGGCTGTTTACGTCTGGGGACAGCAGCTGGGTACCATCTTGGGCTTAATCCTGGGCGGCTATATTGCTGAGGGACCTGGCTGGAGGTGGGCTTACAGGGTTGTTGCCATTCTCAGT GGCGCTGTCGTTGTCTTGTTTGCTTTCACCCTGGACgattctctcttccctcgaTATGCGCTCGAGAGGTCGAGAGCTGCCGTCTCCCAAAACGCTACCAGTCAGACATATCAGGATAGCAGTACTCATCCAACCAGTGATACCAAGAAGGAACCATCCATAGACCCTCTAGACCGGCAGACGACAGTCAACGATGGCGACTTTGACTTCCTACCACGCAACTACTGGCAGGTCCTCGCGCCAGTTCACTACTTCAAGGAGGACAAGACCACCTGGTGGCAGTACTTCCGGCGACCGTTCCATCTGTTTGCATTTCCGAATATTGTCATA GCTGGCCTGATCTACGCTTTCGCAAACACAGCGG GCATCGTctccttcaacaccatctccGAGATCATGACCGAAGCTCCTTACAACTGGGGAACCGGAGCAACCGGCCTactcttcctcgctgcccTAGTCGGCTCTTTCATCGG AATGGGAACCGGCGCCCTCGGCGACCTCGTAGTCCTCCGCCTCGCTCGCCGCAACGCCGGATACAAAGAGCCAGAAATGCGCCTGTGGATTCTCTCCCTTGCCTTCGTCTACGGCGCAGTCGGGTACTTCATGTACGGGTGGGCCGCGTCGTACGGAAAATCCTGGGTGCTTATTGCCGTCGGACTAGGCGGGATGGTCGCGCAGCaggttgctgctgccagtgtAGCCACTGCCTATGCGATGGAGTGTTTTGAGGGG ATATCAAGCGAACTTGTGGTCGTGCTTGCGATCTGCTCGTCGTGTATCAACTTCGCCATGTCGTTTTCGGTCCAGCCGTTCATCGAGGCGACGGATTATGGAAGGGCGTTTACGTTTTTTGGGGCGTTGGTGCTGGCGAGTAtggcgctggctgggccTTCGATGGTTTGGGGGAAGAGGTGGCGGAAATGGTGTGCGAAGAGGTACTGGAGGTTTGTTTCGGAGGGGGTTGTTATTTGA
- a CDS encoding NAD(P)/FAD-dependent oxidoreductase (COG:E;~EggNog:ENOG410PH30;~InterPro:IPR006076,IPR036188;~PFAM:PF01266;~go_function: GO:0016491 - oxidoreductase activity [Evidence IEA];~go_process: GO:0055114 - oxidation-reduction process [Evidence IEA]) codes for MSNEAILIIGGGTWGCSTALQLARNGYTNVTVFDRSPIPSPISAGNDVNKIMEEGWPSESDSDEQYVWNRMHQLATDAWKNDPVYRPFYHPTGFIMAASQESAQHELIDDYIRTCKDKLRLLNTPKEFRATMPEGVLTGDFPKWKGFFRESGAGWVFARGALEAAYREASRLGVRFVVGSAAGSVKRLLYSDAWDDVIGIQTADGRKHRGDRVILCAGANSDHLLDFKRQLRPTAWTLAHIQMTDDERELWKDLPVLFNPNRGFFIEPDAQNGQLKFVDEHPGYCNFVHDPDTGIEKSIPFAKHQIPVQSERSARQFLREAVPHIADRPFAFARICWDADTPDRQFLIAQHPQYKSLVVAVGGSGNGFMMMPAVGTAIHKTLEGVLEPRLKHGFRWRPETAVGRDWRDTQHRYGGDGTVREFQKVDAWTRIGESAKGLSNL; via the exons ATGTCGAACGAGGCTATTCTGattatcggcggcggcacatGGGGCTGCAGCACCGCTCTCCAGCTCGCACGCAACGGCTATACAAACGTAACTGTGTTCGACCGGAGCCCGATTCCCTCGCCTATATCGGCCGGAAATGACGTGAACAAAATTATGGAAGAGG GCTGGCCCTCGGAATCCGACTCGGATGAGCAATACGTCTGGAACAGAATGCACCAACTAGCGACAGACGCCTGGAAAAATGATCCCGTTTATCGACCCTTCTACCATCCCACTGGGTTCATCATGGCTGCATCACAAGAGTCCGCCCAGCACGAGCTTATCGACGACTACATCCGCACTTGCAAGGACAAGCTGCGCCTACTAAACACCCCGAAGGAGTTCCGAGCCACCATGCCTGAGGGTGTCCTCACTGGAGACTTTCCTAAATGGAAGGGGTTCTTCCGGGAATCGGGTGCAGGATGGGTATTTGCCCGGGGAGCCCTGGAGGCAGCGTATCGCGAGGCGTCGCGTCTGGGCGTCAGGTTTGTTGTTGGATCAGCCGCTGGGAGTGTTAAGCGGCTGCTCTACTCAGATGCCTGGGACGATGTGATCGGTATTCAAACCGCAGATGGACGGAAGCATAGAGGAGACCGCGTTATCCTCTGTGCCGGGGCCAACAGCGACCATTTGCTAGACTTCAAACGACAACTGCGACCGACAGCCTGGACGCTGGCGCATATTCAGATGACGGACGATGAGCGAGAACTGTGGAAAGACCTGCCTGTGCTGTTCAACCCCAATCGTGGATTCTTCATC GAACCTGATGCTCAGAATGGGCAACTGAAATTCGTCGACGAGCACCCCGGATACTGCAATTTCGTCCATGACCCAGATACTGGCATCGAGAAATCCATTCCCTTTGCAAAGCATCAGATTCCCGTCCAATCCGAGCGCAGTGCAAGGCAATTCCTGCGCGAAGCCGTCCCTCACATCGCCGATCGCCCGTTCGCCTTCGCCCGAATCTGCTGGGACGCAGACACCCCGGACAGACAATTCCTGATTGCCCAGCACCCGCAGTACAAGTctcttgttgttgctgttggcggGTCTGGGAATGGGTTCATGATGATGCCCGCCGTTGGGACTGCCATCCATAAAACGCTAGAGGGGGTGCTTGAACCGAGATTGAAGCATGGGTTTAGATGGAGACCTGAGACTGCGGTGGGTAGGGACTGGCGCGATACGCAGCATCGgtatggtggtgatggcacTGTAAGGGAATTTCAGAAGGTTGATGCCTGGACTCGGATCGGGGAGAGTGCAAAGGGACTGAGCAATCTGTAG
- a CDS encoding uncharacterized protein (COG:T;~EggNog:ENOG410PW8S;~InterPro:IPR000719,IPR011009,IPR017441;~PFAM:PF07714,PF00069;~go_function: GO:0004672 - protein kinase activity [Evidence IEA];~go_function: GO:0005524 - ATP binding [Evidence IEA];~go_process: GO:0006468 - protein phosphorylation [Evidence IEA]), translating into MADLSVYKPRNLLYTQEPIRRYRSDGYHPVCLGDTFNNGRYKIYHKLGWGGHATVWLANDTKDNKWVALKIMAAAVSKESTEVHNSQLLQRASETGPSTKHVVQVLDSFMNQGPNGGHRCIVLELLGPSVGKVMSLYTWAEDDTPKPDLIVRMAEQVLEGLQFMHHAGIAHGDISAGNIAFRSTNLSEATTERILEILGEPYFEELERLDGKPLDYGLPKYIVEAADWDKWLFEEKEDLCILDLGEAFIEGSETERLAQPGALQAPETFFIGRFDHTVDLWSAGCMIYSFVFGLFPFWHLGNDEVLVAQMIGFVEALPEEWREQWLEMRDKSKHHKSLAETEGIQNAELEKKFNTVDPTLAVLLPVIRGLMRFRPSDRLSASEALNLLRNTQA; encoded by the exons ATGGCAGATCTATCAGTTTACAAGCCGCGCAACCTTCTGTACACACAGGAGCCCATCCGAAGGTACCGCTCTGACGGCTACCATCCGGTATGTCTAGGAGATACTTTCAACAATGGCCGTTACAAAATATACCACAAGCTCGGCTGGGGAGGCCATGCCACTGTCTGGCTAGCTAATGACACGAA AGACAACAAATGGGTGGCTTTGAAGATCATGGCAGCGGCCGTATCAAAGGAATCCACCGAGGTGCACAATTCACAACTACTACAAAGGGCCTCAGAAACCGGCCCGTCCACAAAGCATGTTGTTCAGGTCCTAGACTCTTTCATGAACCAGGGTCCTAATGGAGGCCACAGGTGTATTGTACTCGAGCTGCTAGGACCTTCTGTTGGTAAGGTAATGAGCCTCTATACCTGGGCTGAAGATGATACGCCTAAACCCGACCTTATCGTTCGGATGGCAGAACAGGTTCTCGAGGGTCTCCAGTTTATGCACCATGCGGGCATTGCACACGGAG ATATAAGCGCTGGCAACATTGCTTTTCGGAGTACAAATCTTTCAGAGGCAACTACAGAACGTATTCTAGAGATTTTGGGAGAGCCTTAttttgaagagctggagcgCCTTGATGGCAAGCCACTCGACTATGGCCTGCCGAAGTATATCGTTGAAGCGGCAGACTGGGATAAGTGGCTAtttgaagaaaaggaggatcTTTGTATATTAGACCTCGGAGAGGCGTTTATAGAAGGAAGCGAGACTGAGCGACTGGCACAGCCGGGTGCTTTACAAGCGCCTGAGACTTTTTTCATCGGGCGATTTGATCATACTGTCGACCTATGGTCTGCCGGTTGCATG ATCTACAGCTTCGTATTTGGTCTGTTTCCTTTCTGGCACCTCGGCAACGATGAAGTACTGGTGGCACAGATGATCGGGTTTGTTGAAGCCCTACCGGAAGAGTGGAGGGAACAGTGGCTTGAGATGCGCGACAAGTCAAAGCATCACAAATCCCTGGCCGAGACCGAAGGTATCCAAAACGCGGAGCTGGAAAAGAAGTTCAACACAGTTGACCCAACTCTTGCTGTCCTTCTGCCGGTCATTCGAGGGCTGATGCGATTTCGCCCATCGGATCGTCTGAGTGCGTCCGAGGCACTTAATCTCTTGAGGAACACGCAAGCGTGA